In Capsicum annuum cultivar UCD-10X-F1 chromosome 7, UCD10Xv1.1, whole genome shotgun sequence, one genomic interval encodes:
- the LOC107878431 gene encoding F-box/LRR-repeat MAX2 homolog A, with protein sequence MSTTTINDLPDVLLYAIISTISDVRSRNSTSLVSRKFRILERITRSSLTLRGNIGHLFMLPNCFQSITHVDLSFLSPWGGPYTGGADTSQIAQLLNHSFPSVTSLVVYGRDVLPRVWPGVKEIKLVRWHQRPQLSPGEELDILFQNYPRLVSIDLSTFYCWTEDIPAALECYPTTAASLTSFNLLNSCLPEGFKSEEVMAIARACPNLKEFRVACMFDCRYIGFVGDECLVCIANNCPKLSVLHLADTSALLNSRSDPNDEGFTQEDAKFSVSTLIEVFSGLPLLEELVLDVCNSVRDTGPALEVLSKKCPKLRSLKLGQFCGVSMPIEWKLDGVALCQGLQSLSLRNVGDLDDMGLIAIGRGCWRLAKFEIQGCNKITMSGMRTLVSLLKKTLVDVKISSCKNLGASSSLKALEPIQERIQKLHIDCVWDSVEEFEDLDGYRYRFDLNVSDVGEGSSSSAGSGDTFGCEEDVFMIKQQKRCKFSYDLNSLYEEVNGHANGYSGRSWDRLQSLSLWIGVGELLTPLTAAGLEDCPNLEEIKIRVEGDCRLWSKPSEREFGLSTLLHYPMLSKMHLDCGDTIGYAHTAPSGQMDLSLWERFYLFGIGNLSLTELDYWPPQDRDVNQRCLSLPAAGLLQECVTLRKLFIHGTAHEHFMMFLLRIPNLRDVQLREDYYPAPENDTSTEMRADSLSRFEAALNRRPISD encoded by the coding sequence ATGTCTACCACAACCATTAACGACCTCCCCGACGTACTCCTCTACGCCATAATCTCCACCATCTCCGACGTCCGCAGCCGCAACTCCACCTCCCTCGTCTCCCGGAAATTCCGTATCCTCGAACGCATCACGCGCTCTTCCCTCACGCTCCGTGGCAACATCGGTCATCTCTTCATGTTGCCCAATTGCTTCCAATCAATCACCCACGTCGACCTCTCTTTTCTGTCACCATGGGGAGGACCATATACAGGAGGTGCAGACACATCACAAATCGCGCAGCTTCTGAACCACTCATTTCCTTCTGTTACTTCACTAGTTGTTTACGGGAGGGATGTTCTGCCGCGCGTGTGGCCGGGCGTAAAGGAAATTAAGCTAGTTAGGTGGCACCAGCGTCCCCAGTTATCACCCGGGGAAGAGCTTGATATCCTATTTCAAAATTATCCGCGGCTAGTTTCGATTGATTTGTCGACTTTTTACTGCTGGACGGAAGATATTCCTGCAGCACTTGAATGTTATCCGACTACTGCGGCTAGTCTAACGAGCTTTAATCTGTTGAATTCGTGTTTACCTGAAGGGTTTAAGTCGGAGGAGGTTATGGCGATTGCGCGAGCTTGTCCTAATTTGAAGGAGTTTCGTGTTGCTTGTATGTTTGATTGTAGGtacattgggtttgttggtgATGAATGTTTGGTTTGTATAGCTAACAATTGTCCGAAATTGTCAGTGCTACATTTGGCGGATACTTCAGCTTTGTTGAATTCTAGAAGTGATCCAAATGATGAGGGGTTTACTCAAGAGGACGCGAAATTTAGTGTTTCGACTTTGATTGAGGTATTTTCTGGTCTTCCATTGCTTGAAGAGCTTGTTTTAGATGTTTGTAATAGTGTTAGAGATACCGGTCCTGCATTGGAAGTTTTGAGTAAAAAATGTCCTAAATTGAGATCGTTGAAGTTGGGGCAATTTTGTGGCGTTTCTATGCCAATTGAATGGAAATTGGATGGGGTGGCTCTTTGTCAAGGGCTTCAATCTTTGTCGCTAAGGAATGTGGGGGATTTGGATGATATGGGGTTGATAGCTATCGGTAGAGGGTGTTGGAGGTTAGCTAAGTTTGAGATTCAAGGTTGTAACAAGATTACTATGAGCGGCATGAGGACGCTGGTTTCTTTGCTTAAGAAAACGTTGGTTGATGTCAAGATATCTAGCTGCAAGAATCTTGGAGCCTCTTCTTCATTGAAAGCATTGGAACCAATACAAGAACGGATCCAAAAGCTACACATTGATTGCGTGTGGGATAGTGTTGAAGAATTTGAAGATCTTGATGGTTATAGATACAGGTTTGATCTTAACGTGAGTGATGTAGGTGAAGGATCAAGCAGCTCTGCTGGTTCTGGGGATACATTCGGATGCGAGGAAGATGTGTTCATGATTAAACAACAGAAGAGATGCAAGTTCTCCTATGATCTTAATAGTTTGTATGAGGAAGTCAATGGCCATGCTAATGGATATAGTGGACGATCATGGGATCGGCTGCAATCCCTCTCTCTTTGGATTGGCGTTGGTGAGCTTTTGACTCCTTTAACAGCTGCGGGTCTTGAAGACTGTCCTAACTTAGAGGAGATCAAAATTAGGGTTGAAGGAGATTGCAGGCTTTGGTCAAAGCCTTCGGAGCGAGAATTTGGACTGAGCACTCTTCTACACTATCCTATGCTATCCAAGATGCATTTGGATTGTGGAGATACCATAGGTTATGCACACACCGCGCCATCAGGACAGATGGATTTGAGCTTGTGGGAAAGGTTTTATTTGTTTGGGATAGGAAATTTGAGCCTTACCGAACTTGATTACTGGCCACCACAAGATAGGGACGTTAACCAAAGGTGTCTATCCCTACCAGCAGCTGGGCTTCTACAAGAATGCGTTACTCTCAGAAAACTCTTCATCCATGGAACAGCACATGAACATTTCATGATGTTCCTTCTTAGGATCCCAAACTTACGAGATGTACAACTGAGAGAGGATTACTATCCAGCACCAGAGAATGACACGAGTACAGAGATGAGGGCTGACTCCTTGAGCCGCTTTGAAGCTGCCCTAAACAGGCGCCCAATATCTGATTGA